In a single window of the Oryctolagus cuniculus chromosome 9, mOryCun1.1, whole genome shotgun sequence genome:
- the METTL21C gene encoding protein-lysine methyltransferase METTL21C isoform X1, producing the protein MCAETSDLFLSVRGGQFISWSCEKAEKKDQQAQGMDVCLSSAQQPACLGEAAGRLEAAEEGTVQDDGTGGSSGDSKEMEPCLHNLQKFVPTDYASYTQEHYCFAGKKIIIQESIESYGAVVWPGATALCQYLEEHAQELNLQDAKILEIGAGPGLVSIVASILGAQVTATDLPDVLGNLQYNLLKNTLKRTAHLPEVRELVWGEDLEHNFPKCTSYYDYILASDVVYHHYFLDKLLSTMVYLAQPGTVLLWANKFRFSTDYEFLDKFKQVFEATLLAEYPESSVKIFKGILKWD; encoded by the exons ATGTGTGCGGAGACCtcagatctcttcctctctgtaag GGGGGGACAGTTCATTTCCTGGAGCTGTGAGAAGGCTGAAAAGAAGGATCAG CAGGCTCAGGGCATGGACGTGTGTCTGAGCTCCGCGCAGCAGCCCGCgtgcctgggggaggcagcaggccggCTAGAGGCAGCCGAGGAGGGGACTGTCCAGGACGATGGCACCGGGGGATCCTCAGGAG ATTCCAAGGAGATGGAACCATGTCTCCACAACCTCCAGAAATTCGTCCCTACAGACTATGCCAGCTACACTCAGGAGCATTACTGCTTTGCTGGCAAGAAGATCATCATTCAAGAATCCATAGAGAGTTACGGAGCAGTGGTGTGGCCAGGG GCTACTGCTTTGTGTCAGTATTTGGAGGAACACGCACAGGAGCTGAATCTCCAAGATGCTAAAATTCTTGAAATTGGTGCTGGACCAGGACTTGTTTCCATTGTGGCCAGTATCTTAG gAGCTCAAGTCACAGCAACAGATTTGCCTGATGTCCTAGGAAACCTCCAGTATAATCTCCTGAAGAACACATTAAAACGCACCGCACATCTACCTGAAGTGAGAGAACTGGTATGGGGGGAAGACCTGGAGCACAACTTCCCCAAGTGCACAAGTTACTACGACTACATTCTGGCTTCTGACGTGGTCTATCACCACTACTTCCTGGACAAACTGCTTTCCACCATGGTGTACCTTGCTCAGCCAGGGACAGTGCTGCTGTGGGCAAATAAGTTCAGATTCAGCACTGATTATGAATTTTTAGATAAATTCAAGCAAGTTTTTGAGGCAACACTCTTGGCTGAATATCCAGAGTCATCAGTGAAAATTTTTAAGGGGATATTAAAATGGGACTAA
- the METTL21C gene encoding protein-lysine methyltransferase METTL21C isoform X4: MCAETSDLFLSVRGGQFISWSCEKAEKKDQQAQGMDVCLSSAQQPACLGEAAGRLEAAEEGTVQDDGTGGSSGDSKEMEPCLHNLQKFVPTDYASYTQEHYCFAGKKIIIQESIESYGAVVWPGSSRVGHYGFQHSNYKNGAQVTATDLPDVLGNLQYNLLKNTLKRTAHLPEVRELVWGEDLEHNFPKCTSYYDYILASDVVYHHYFLDKLLSTMVYLAQPGTVLLWANKFRFSTDYEFLDKFKQVFEATLLAEYPESSVKIFKGILKWD, from the exons ATGTGTGCGGAGACCtcagatctcttcctctctgtaag GGGGGGACAGTTCATTTCCTGGAGCTGTGAGAAGGCTGAAAAGAAGGATCAG CAGGCTCAGGGCATGGACGTGTGTCTGAGCTCCGCGCAGCAGCCCGCgtgcctgggggaggcagcaggccggCTAGAGGCAGCCGAGGAGGGGACTGTCCAGGACGATGGCACCGGGGGATCCTCAGGAG ATTCCAAGGAGATGGAACCATGTCTCCACAACCTCCAGAAATTCGTCCCTACAGACTATGCCAGCTACACTCAGGAGCATTACTGCTTTGCTGGCAAGAAGATCATCATTCAAGAATCCATAGAGAGTTACGGAGCAGTGGTGTGGCCAGGG AGTAGCAGAGTGGGTCACTACGGCTTCCAACATTCCAACTACAAAAATG gAGCTCAAGTCACAGCAACAGATTTGCCTGATGTCCTAGGAAACCTCCAGTATAATCTCCTGAAGAACACATTAAAACGCACCGCACATCTACCTGAAGTGAGAGAACTGGTATGGGGGGAAGACCTGGAGCACAACTTCCCCAAGTGCACAAGTTACTACGACTACATTCTGGCTTCTGACGTGGTCTATCACCACTACTTCCTGGACAAACTGCTTTCCACCATGGTGTACCTTGCTCAGCCAGGGACAGTGCTGCTGTGGGCAAATAAGTTCAGATTCAGCACTGATTATGAATTTTTAGATAAATTCAAGCAAGTTTTTGAGGCAACACTCTTGGCTGAATATCCAGAGTCATCAGTGAAAATTTTTAAGGGGATATTAAAATGGGACTAA
- the METTL21C gene encoding protein-lysine methyltransferase METTL21C isoform X5 has product MCAETSDLFLSVRGGQFISWSCEKAEKKDQAQGMDVCLSSAQQPACLGEAAGRLEAAEEGTVQDDGTGGSSGDSKEMEPCLHNLQKFVPTDYASYTQEHYCFAGKKIIIQESIESYGAVVWPGSSRVGHYGFQHSNYKNGAQVTATDLPDVLGNLQYNLLKNTLKRTAHLPEVRELVWGEDLEHNFPKCTSYYDYILASDVVYHHYFLDKLLSTMVYLAQPGTVLLWANKFRFSTDYEFLDKFKQVFEATLLAEYPESSVKIFKGILKWD; this is encoded by the exons ATGTGTGCGGAGACCtcagatctcttcctctctgtaag GGGGGGACAGTTCATTTCCTGGAGCTGTGAGAAGGCTGAAAAGAAGGATCAG GCTCAGGGCATGGACGTGTGTCTGAGCTCCGCGCAGCAGCCCGCgtgcctgggggaggcagcaggccggCTAGAGGCAGCCGAGGAGGGGACTGTCCAGGACGATGGCACCGGGGGATCCTCAGGAG ATTCCAAGGAGATGGAACCATGTCTCCACAACCTCCAGAAATTCGTCCCTACAGACTATGCCAGCTACACTCAGGAGCATTACTGCTTTGCTGGCAAGAAGATCATCATTCAAGAATCCATAGAGAGTTACGGAGCAGTGGTGTGGCCAGGG AGTAGCAGAGTGGGTCACTACGGCTTCCAACATTCCAACTACAAAAATG gAGCTCAAGTCACAGCAACAGATTTGCCTGATGTCCTAGGAAACCTCCAGTATAATCTCCTGAAGAACACATTAAAACGCACCGCACATCTACCTGAAGTGAGAGAACTGGTATGGGGGGAAGACCTGGAGCACAACTTCCCCAAGTGCACAAGTTACTACGACTACATTCTGGCTTCTGACGTGGTCTATCACCACTACTTCCTGGACAAACTGCTTTCCACCATGGTGTACCTTGCTCAGCCAGGGACAGTGCTGCTGTGGGCAAATAAGTTCAGATTCAGCACTGATTATGAATTTTTAGATAAATTCAAGCAAGTTTTTGAGGCAACACTCTTGGCTGAATATCCAGAGTCATCAGTGAAAATTTTTAAGGGGATATTAAAATGGGACTAA
- the METTL21C gene encoding protein-lysine methyltransferase METTL21C isoform X2, translating to MCAETSDLFLSVRGGQFISWSCEKAEKKDQAQGMDVCLSSAQQPACLGEAAGRLEAAEEGTVQDDGTGGSSGDSKEMEPCLHNLQKFVPTDYASYTQEHYCFAGKKIIIQESIESYGAVVWPGATALCQYLEEHAQELNLQDAKILEIGAGPGLVSIVASILGAQVTATDLPDVLGNLQYNLLKNTLKRTAHLPEVRELVWGEDLEHNFPKCTSYYDYILASDVVYHHYFLDKLLSTMVYLAQPGTVLLWANKFRFSTDYEFLDKFKQVFEATLLAEYPESSVKIFKGILKWD from the exons ATGTGTGCGGAGACCtcagatctcttcctctctgtaag GGGGGGACAGTTCATTTCCTGGAGCTGTGAGAAGGCTGAAAAGAAGGATCAG GCTCAGGGCATGGACGTGTGTCTGAGCTCCGCGCAGCAGCCCGCgtgcctgggggaggcagcaggccggCTAGAGGCAGCCGAGGAGGGGACTGTCCAGGACGATGGCACCGGGGGATCCTCAGGAG ATTCCAAGGAGATGGAACCATGTCTCCACAACCTCCAGAAATTCGTCCCTACAGACTATGCCAGCTACACTCAGGAGCATTACTGCTTTGCTGGCAAGAAGATCATCATTCAAGAATCCATAGAGAGTTACGGAGCAGTGGTGTGGCCAGGG GCTACTGCTTTGTGTCAGTATTTGGAGGAACACGCACAGGAGCTGAATCTCCAAGATGCTAAAATTCTTGAAATTGGTGCTGGACCAGGACTTGTTTCCATTGTGGCCAGTATCTTAG gAGCTCAAGTCACAGCAACAGATTTGCCTGATGTCCTAGGAAACCTCCAGTATAATCTCCTGAAGAACACATTAAAACGCACCGCACATCTACCTGAAGTGAGAGAACTGGTATGGGGGGAAGACCTGGAGCACAACTTCCCCAAGTGCACAAGTTACTACGACTACATTCTGGCTTCTGACGTGGTCTATCACCACTACTTCCTGGACAAACTGCTTTCCACCATGGTGTACCTTGCTCAGCCAGGGACAGTGCTGCTGTGGGCAAATAAGTTCAGATTCAGCACTGATTATGAATTTTTAGATAAATTCAAGCAAGTTTTTGAGGCAACACTCTTGGCTGAATATCCAGAGTCATCAGTGAAAATTTTTAAGGGGATATTAAAATGGGACTAA
- the METTL21C gene encoding protein-lysine methyltransferase METTL21C isoform X3: MDVCLSSAQQPACLGEAAGRLEAAEEGTVQDDGTGGSSGDSKEMEPCLHNLQKFVPTDYASYTQEHYCFAGKKIIIQESIESYGAVVWPGATALCQYLEEHAQELNLQDAKILEIGAGPGLVSIVASILGAQVTATDLPDVLGNLQYNLLKNTLKRTAHLPEVRELVWGEDLEHNFPKCTSYYDYILASDVVYHHYFLDKLLSTMVYLAQPGTVLLWANKFRFSTDYEFLDKFKQVFEATLLAEYPESSVKIFKGILKWD; this comes from the exons ATGGACGTGTGTCTGAGCTCCGCGCAGCAGCCCGCgtgcctgggggaggcagcaggccggCTAGAGGCAGCCGAGGAGGGGACTGTCCAGGACGATGGCACCGGGGGATCCTCAGGAG ATTCCAAGGAGATGGAACCATGTCTCCACAACCTCCAGAAATTCGTCCCTACAGACTATGCCAGCTACACTCAGGAGCATTACTGCTTTGCTGGCAAGAAGATCATCATTCAAGAATCCATAGAGAGTTACGGAGCAGTGGTGTGGCCAGGG GCTACTGCTTTGTGTCAGTATTTGGAGGAACACGCACAGGAGCTGAATCTCCAAGATGCTAAAATTCTTGAAATTGGTGCTGGACCAGGACTTGTTTCCATTGTGGCCAGTATCTTAG gAGCTCAAGTCACAGCAACAGATTTGCCTGATGTCCTAGGAAACCTCCAGTATAATCTCCTGAAGAACACATTAAAACGCACCGCACATCTACCTGAAGTGAGAGAACTGGTATGGGGGGAAGACCTGGAGCACAACTTCCCCAAGTGCACAAGTTACTACGACTACATTCTGGCTTCTGACGTGGTCTATCACCACTACTTCCTGGACAAACTGCTTTCCACCATGGTGTACCTTGCTCAGCCAGGGACAGTGCTGCTGTGGGCAAATAAGTTCAGATTCAGCACTGATTATGAATTTTTAGATAAATTCAAGCAAGTTTTTGAGGCAACACTCTTGGCTGAATATCCAGAGTCATCAGTGAAAATTTTTAAGGGGATATTAAAATGGGACTAA
- the METTL21C gene encoding protein-lysine methyltransferase METTL21C isoform X6 — protein MDVCLSSAQQPACLGEAAGRLEAAEEGTVQDDGTGGSSGDSKEMEPCLHNLQKFVPTDYASYTQEHYCFAGKKIIIQESIESYGAVVWPGSSRVGHYGFQHSNYKNGAQVTATDLPDVLGNLQYNLLKNTLKRTAHLPEVRELVWGEDLEHNFPKCTSYYDYILASDVVYHHYFLDKLLSTMVYLAQPGTVLLWANKFRFSTDYEFLDKFKQVFEATLLAEYPESSVKIFKGILKWD, from the exons ATGGACGTGTGTCTGAGCTCCGCGCAGCAGCCCGCgtgcctgggggaggcagcaggccggCTAGAGGCAGCCGAGGAGGGGACTGTCCAGGACGATGGCACCGGGGGATCCTCAGGAG ATTCCAAGGAGATGGAACCATGTCTCCACAACCTCCAGAAATTCGTCCCTACAGACTATGCCAGCTACACTCAGGAGCATTACTGCTTTGCTGGCAAGAAGATCATCATTCAAGAATCCATAGAGAGTTACGGAGCAGTGGTGTGGCCAGGG AGTAGCAGAGTGGGTCACTACGGCTTCCAACATTCCAACTACAAAAATG gAGCTCAAGTCACAGCAACAGATTTGCCTGATGTCCTAGGAAACCTCCAGTATAATCTCCTGAAGAACACATTAAAACGCACCGCACATCTACCTGAAGTGAGAGAACTGGTATGGGGGGAAGACCTGGAGCACAACTTCCCCAAGTGCACAAGTTACTACGACTACATTCTGGCTTCTGACGTGGTCTATCACCACTACTTCCTGGACAAACTGCTTTCCACCATGGTGTACCTTGCTCAGCCAGGGACAGTGCTGCTGTGGGCAAATAAGTTCAGATTCAGCACTGATTATGAATTTTTAGATAAATTCAAGCAAGTTTTTGAGGCAACACTCTTGGCTGAATATCCAGAGTCATCAGTGAAAATTTTTAAGGGGATATTAAAATGGGACTAA